The proteins below are encoded in one region of Sulfolobus islandicus Y.N.15.51:
- a CDS encoding Clp protease/crotonase-like domain-containing protein, producing the protein MLLEEAKKLANNICKFSVDAIYKAKRAINEGIESPLSTSLSYEIELAVNLFNDNVKKKIEEFIYKKGKRSM; encoded by the coding sequence TTGCTTTTAGAAGAAGCTAAGAAATTAGCCAATAATATTTGTAAATTTTCAGTTGATGCAATATATAAAGCTAAAAGAGCTATTAATGAAGGGATAGAAAGTCCATTGTCAACTTCATTATCATATGAGATAGAATTAGCTGTAAACTTATTTAATGATAATGTGAAGAAAAAAATAGAAGAGTTTATATATAAAAAGGGGAAAAGATCTATGTAG
- a CDS encoding MFS transporter, with translation MIIAAGIYLAIPTKFILLVAGAIISGMVTIWADVVHQWGPETYTNDIRATATGVNYAAARAGAALAPYVGVVIAQTYGLVGVYITGIMVALVTLALTFGVPETRRRILEEITARQVI, from the coding sequence ATGATAATTGCAGCTGGTATATATTTAGCTATTCCGACGAAGTTTATCCTACTTGTAGCTGGCGCGATAATAAGCGGAATGGTTACTATTTGGGCTGATGTAGTGCATCAATGGGGTCCAGAAACTTATACTAATGATATTAGAGCAACTGCTACTGGAGTCAATTACGCAGCAGCAAGAGCAGGAGCTGCTTTAGCACCATATGTAGGAGTTGTAATAGCACAAACTTACGGATTAGTTGGAGTGTATATAACGGGTATAATGGTAGCTCTAGTTACACTGGCTTTAACGTTTGGAGTACCTGAAACTCGTCGTCGTATTTTAGAAGAAATTACTGCTAGACAAGTAATTTAA
- a CDS encoding MFS transporter, producing MTENEKEKVLQEIVARIERLPITKYIWMVFLIAAFGYFFDFFEVSMMGAVAPAAAKTFHVSTAAGALLITITLLGMLIGAAIGGYLADKYGRKRMFMITLIGWGSLSLITAASPNYIIMFILRLLTGIFLGIEIPL from the coding sequence ATGACTGAGAACGAAAAAGAGAAGGTACTTCAAGAAATCGTAGCAAGAATTGAGAGGCTACCAATTACTAAATACATATGGATGGTTTTCTTAATAGCAGCATTCGGATATTTCTTCGATTTCTTTGAAGTATCCATGATGGGAGCAGTTGCACCAGCCGCTGCTAAAACATTCCATGTATCTACTGCTGCAGGTGCATTACTAATAACCATAACATTATTAGGTATGCTGATAGGTGCTGCAATTGGAGGATACTTAGCGGATAAGTATGGAAGGAAAAGAATGTTTATGATAACATTAATAGGTTGGGGAAGTTTATCGCTTATTACAGCTGCTTCACCTAATTATATAATAATGTTCATATTAAGATTATTAACGGGAATTTTTTTAGGCATAGAGATACCACTTTAG
- a CDS encoding acyl-CoA dehydrogenase family protein, whose amino-acid sequence MKKLKSDAELFLKSIYGERAEEYLIIINNMINYVKERILNKRNEFDSNSPISKDYIYDTLKFGFNSIPYNKEYGGYELPYIIYIIGMEVLAYGSPALANILWASNSVIDGLHYFGSNLQKEQYLKPLLKGDKIAAIAMTEPTGGSLIEYIKTKAEKKGDQYIISGKKVFITNAPIADIFLVFANTSNGITAFIIPSNVEGLKIGKPIHKLGLRGAVFSEVSLDNVIVSIENRLGEEGEGINIARHIFIGGRIIAAAIALGIGDAVLDQVYQYVISRELGNHKLIDFQILKEKIANFETILHMGKIYTYYVAYLMDKMPRQELNELASISKLFTTEGVLNIANEAISIFGGYGYTDNLNIHMYWRDVKGLTITEGTSDIQRLIIQHELKKRM is encoded by the coding sequence ATGAAAAAGCTTAAATCAGACGCTGAATTATTCCTTAAATCAATTTACGGTGAGAGAGCAGAAGAATATTTAATAATTATTAATAATATGATAAATTACGTTAAAGAAAGAATATTGAATAAGAGAAATGAATTTGATAGTAACTCTCCCATTTCTAAAGATTATATATATGATACTCTTAAATTTGGTTTCAATTCAATACCCTATAATAAAGAATATGGAGGATATGAATTACCATACATTATATACATAATAGGCATGGAAGTTTTAGCCTATGGCTCACCAGCATTAGCTAATATACTCTGGGCCTCAAATTCAGTAATTGATGGTTTACATTACTTTGGATCAAACTTACAGAAGGAACAGTATCTTAAACCCCTATTAAAGGGAGATAAGATAGCAGCAATAGCAATGACAGAACCTACTGGTGGTTCTCTAATAGAATATATAAAAACTAAAGCCGAGAAAAAAGGAGATCAATATATTATATCTGGCAAAAAAGTATTTATTACAAATGCCCCAATAGCAGATATATTTTTAGTCTTCGCAAATACAAGCAATGGAATTACTGCGTTTATAATACCTAGTAATGTCGAAGGATTAAAAATAGGTAAGCCTATTCATAAATTAGGATTACGTGGTGCGGTATTTTCAGAAGTTAGTCTTGATAATGTTATTGTTTCCATAGAGAATAGATTAGGTGAAGAAGGAGAAGGCATCAACATAGCTAGACATATTTTCATAGGCGGAAGAATTATCGCTGCAGCAATAGCATTAGGCATAGGTGATGCGGTATTAGATCAAGTATACCAATACGTTATTTCTAGGGAATTAGGTAATCACAAACTAATTGATTTTCAGATATTAAAGGAAAAAATTGCAAATTTTGAAACAATATTACATATGGGAAAAATTTATACATATTATGTAGCATACTTAATGGATAAGATGCCTAGACAAGAGTTAAATGAATTAGCTTCTATAAGTAAATTATTTACTACTGAAGGTGTACTTAATATAGCGAATGAAGCTATCTCTATATTTGGTGGATATGGATATACTGATAATCTAAATATACATATGTATTGGAGAGATGTAAAAGGACTAACTATTACTGAAGGAACTTCAGATATTCAACGCTTAATAATTCAACATGAGCTAAAAAAGAGGATGTAA
- a CDS encoding enoyl-CoA hydratase/isomerase family protein codes for MRCCPISNGNLIDISIEKPIAIISLNREQKLNALNTRLYLELYNILQQLEINKEICAIIITGKGRAFSAGADIYEFYSMTQQTFAEFLKIARMVYDFIENMNKLIISAVNGYCLGGGFELALAGDLIIATKDALFGFPEITLGLIPGSGGTQRLARIVGRNKAKELILEAKFITQKRRYH; via the coding sequence ATGAGGTGTTGCCCTATAAGTAATGGCAATTTGATAGATATAAGTATAGAGAAGCCAATTGCGATTATAAGCTTAAATAGAGAGCAAAAACTTAATGCCCTAAACACTAGGCTATATCTTGAATTATATAATATATTACAGCAGCTTGAGATTAATAAGGAGATCTGTGCAATAATTATTACTGGAAAAGGGAGAGCATTTAGTGCTGGTGCTGATATTTATGAGTTTTATAGTATGACTCAACAAACTTTTGCCGAATTTCTAAAAATTGCTAGGATGGTATACGATTTTATAGAAAATATGAACAAATTAATAATAAGTGCAGTAAATGGCTATTGTTTAGGTGGTGGATTTGAATTAGCACTAGCCGGAGATTTAATAATTGCTACTAAAGATGCTTTATTTGGATTCCCTGAGATTACATTGGGTCTAATACCAGGTAGTGGGGGAACCCAAAGACTTGCTAGAATAGTAGGAAGAAATAAGGCTAAAGAACTTATACTTGAAGCTAAATTTATTACTCAGAAGAGGCGTTATCACTAA
- a CDS encoding MFS transporter: MRGKYFQVVFAIFEWYVPVIFALGLIIIPLSPQAWRYMFIIGGITAIPLWAARTILPESPRWLAVRGKYDEAKAVMTSIEKHVESDIHKKLPSPLILSLQPFTSQLSVKEVFKGRNGKLTAFWLPIYFLSFFGWYFFITALPSILVTRGFTIIHSLEYGLASGIGAAALALPPVFTIDTKIGRRGTMIIVLS; the protein is encoded by the coding sequence ATGAGAGGAAAATATTTTCAAGTTGTTTTTGCAATATTTGAATGGTATGTTCCAGTTATATTTGCACTAGGTTTAATTATAATACCCCTATCACCGCAAGCTTGGAGATATATGTTTATTATAGGTGGAATAACCGCTATTCCTTTATGGGCAGCTAGAACTATATTACCTGAATCACCTAGGTGGTTAGCTGTAAGAGGAAAATATGACGAAGCTAAAGCAGTTATGACTAGCATAGAGAAACATGTAGAATCGGATATCCATAAAAAATTACCTTCTCCTCTAATACTCTCATTGCAACCCTTTACTTCACAACTAAGTGTAAAGGAAGTATTTAAAGGAAGAAACGGAAAATTGACAGCTTTCTGGTTGCCCATTTATTTCTTATCCTTTTTTGGATGGTATTTCTTTATAACAGCCTTGCCATCAATCTTAGTTACACGAGGTTTTACAATTATTCACTCGTTAGAATATGGTCTAGCTTCAGGCATAGGTGCTGCCGCTTTAGCCTTACCACCCGTATTTACTATAGATACAAAGATAGGAAGAAGAGGTACAATGATAATAGTATTATCATAA
- a CDS encoding IS110 family RNA-guided transposase, whose protein sequence is MELKVTNKAFAIDISQSKLTAAKGELVVEQEKSAVYVKEVKEFNHDNEGIEELIKFLGEYKEGIIEATGIYYFYLHEKLTEKGYKVTVINPLHLTEILGKKTDKLDAQRLLVAHMTGVIKGSYIPTGEIMELRELTRYRESLVEKTTQVKNEIRKILEFAGYKIQPFDKKGRKLLEKLVKGEGLSKEEKEELKEKLGRNLNDAEKLALKQLVELLKNLEKMIKEVEDMIISKIPKPVIELSKIPGIGLISAATIYAEFGDVSRFSSSKAARAYASFAPKTKQSGDSESHSGMIRGNKYLRRALYLVAKVARGLEPFKGYYERLIARGKSVTQATCALAGKLASICYHVIKDGVYKGVVKKSFRIPRGKEVNVKDFDVGDALDSLSP, encoded by the coding sequence ATGGAATTAAAAGTTACAAACAAGGCCTTCGCAATTGATATTTCACAAAGCAAACTAACAGCAGCAAAGGGAGAACTAGTAGTAGAACAAGAAAAATCAGCAGTATACGTCAAGGAGGTAAAGGAATTCAACCACGACAACGAGGGAATAGAGGAACTAATTAAATTCCTAGGAGAATATAAGGAAGGAATAATAGAGGCAACTGGAATATATTACTTCTACCTACACGAAAAACTAACGGAAAAAGGATACAAGGTAACAGTAATAAACCCACTACACCTAACAGAAATACTAGGGAAAAAGACAGACAAACTCGACGCACAAAGGTTACTAGTAGCACACATGACCGGAGTAATCAAGGGATCATACATACCAACAGGAGAAATAATGGAGCTAAGAGAACTAACGAGATATAGGGAAAGCTTAGTAGAGAAGACAACACAAGTAAAGAACGAGATAAGGAAAATATTAGAATTCGCGGGATATAAAATACAACCATTCGACAAGAAGGGAAGAAAACTACTTGAAAAGCTAGTAAAGGGGGAGGGACTAAGCAAGGAAGAGAAGGAGGAACTAAAAGAAAAACTAGGGAGAAACTTAAACGACGCGGAAAAACTAGCGTTAAAACAATTAGTTGAACTGTTAAAAAACTTGGAGAAAATGATTAAGGAGGTTGAGGATATGATAATTTCCAAGATTCCAAAACCAGTAATTGAGTTGAGTAAGATCCCCGGGATTGGTTTGATTAGTGCTGCAACTATTTACGCTGAGTTCGGTGATGTTTCCCGTTTTTCCAGTTCTAAGGCTGCTAGGGCTTATGCAAGCTTTGCACCCAAAACTAAGCAGAGTGGTGATAGCGAGTCTCACTCCGGTATGATTAGGGGTAATAAGTATTTGCGTAGAGCTCTCTACTTGGTTGCCAAGGTTGCTAGGGGTCTTGAGCCTTTTAAAGGGTATTATGAGAGGCTTATTGCTAGGGGGAAGAGTGTTACTCAAGCTACTTGTGCTCTTGCCGGAAAGCTTGCAAGCATTTGTTATCATGTTATAAAGGACGGTGTTTACAAGGGAGTTGTCAAGAAGAGTTTTAGGATTCCTAGGGGTAAGGAAGTTAATGTCAAGGACTTCGACGTGGGAGACGCGCTAGACTCGTTATCCCCATAG
- a CDS encoding MaoC family dehydratase yields the protein MIKIKFYEDINVNEQFVTPARTITEADVVLFAAITGDYNSIHTDEVYSKKFSIYGRRVVHGLFVLSIAEGLFQRLGWFEGVPAVSIGYEDVRFIKSVFIGDTIHFVGEVIDKRISKKREKWGIVKIKMEGKNVNDNTTVISFIHAYLVPLKNGEMKSNEKA from the coding sequence GTGATAAAAATAAAGTTTTATGAGGATATAAACGTAAATGAACAATTTGTAACTCCTGCTAGAACAATAACAGAAGCCGACGTAGTACTATTCGCAGCTATTACTGGCGATTATAACTCTATTCATACAGATGAGGTTTATAGTAAAAAATTTAGTATATATGGAAGGAGAGTTGTGCATGGCCTATTTGTACTCTCTATTGCTGAAGGACTTTTTCAACGATTAGGATGGTTTGAGGGAGTACCAGCAGTTTCCATAGGTTATGAGGATGTAAGGTTTATTAAGTCAGTATTTATTGGTGATACGATACATTTTGTAGGTGAGGTAATCGATAAAAGGATAAGTAAGAAAAGAGAAAAATGGGGTATAGTCAAAATAAAAATGGAAGGAAAGAATGTAAATGATAATACTACAGTAATCTCTTTCATCCACGCTTATTTAGTCCCCTTAAAAAATGGAGAGATGAAAAGTAATGAAAAAGCTTAA
- a CDS encoding helix-turn-helix domain-containing protein yields MLKILEIKTKLKHYDCWSTLCEAYLCTGKIHYAIKINNSEILEIATLKFRDIELLRHFINISTKKNIIDILYFKRNFNNNVEIMYTLNYDETVRRVFEIFHPILEEVIPMDGFEFWTLFLMIRRKSELSSIVATLVDSLEAKNIKVLDLYYNLYELNSIIDRVVMPLLTDRENEILYKAYTKGFFETPRNITVTELANEIGISKTAVLKILRNSIKKTYKILF; encoded by the coding sequence ATGTTAAAAATTTTAGAAATTAAGACTAAATTAAAGCATTATGATTGTTGGAGTACTCTTTGTGAAGCATATTTATGTACAGGAAAAATACATTATGCGATTAAGATTAACAATAGCGAAATCTTGGAAATTGCTACTCTTAAATTTAGAGATATTGAGCTACTTAGGCATTTCATAAATATTTCTACCAAAAAGAATATTATAGATATATTATATTTTAAACGAAATTTTAATAATAATGTAGAAATTATGTATACCTTAAATTATGATGAAACAGTTAGAAGAGTATTTGAAATCTTTCATCCTATTTTAGAAGAAGTTATTCCAATGGACGGATTTGAATTTTGGACTTTATTTTTAATGATAAGAAGGAAAAGTGAATTATCTTCAATAGTAGCTACTTTAGTAGATTCATTAGAGGCTAAAAATATTAAAGTTCTTGATTTATATTACAATTTATACGAGTTAAATAGTATAATAGATCGTGTAGTAATGCCATTACTCACTGATCGTGAGAATGAGATATTATATAAAGCTTATACGAAGGGATTTTTTGAAACTCCCAGAAATATTACAGTAACTGAATTGGCAAACGAAATAGGAATAAGCAAGACCGCAGTTTTAAAAATTTTAAGAAATAGTATAAAAAAAACTTATAAAATCTTATTTTAG
- a CDS encoding IS5 family transposase: protein MGKSKYKRDWSKYDENVITRYTLMFPFYVFQHWWELLAEENRNAKKTYKAPKEFNDFLAFLHLFLPYRAIEGVLRALERLKIIPTSLDYSTIWERVRNMNIKFPEANDQLEVIADATGISTTRGGQYIIAKWGKTKDSKFLKIEIVMDKDQFNVINAEVTSNEVQTAVKTVKDLQDKGKKVKKFYGDKAYDANEVYKTGVEVVVPPRENASTRRGHPARRKAVREFKRLGYNRWREERGYGVRWRIESLFSAVKRTFGESVRATRHYMLTPLTNLWG, encoded by the coding sequence ATGGGAAAGAGTAAGTACAAGAGGGATTGGAGCAAGTACGACGAGAACGTTATAACGAGATATACCCTAATGTTCCCCTTCTACGTCTTCCAACACTGGTGGGAATTACTAGCAGAAGAGAATAGGAATGCCAAGAAAACCTACAAGGCGCCAAAGGAGTTCAACGACTTCCTAGCGTTCCTGCACTTGTTCCTACCTTATAGGGCCATAGAAGGAGTATTGAGAGCATTAGAAAGACTGAAAATCATCCCAACAAGCCTAGACTACTCAACAATATGGGAAAGAGTAAGAAACATGAACATAAAATTCCCAGAGGCAAATGACCAACTAGAAGTAATAGCAGACGCAACGGGAATAAGCACAACAAGGGGAGGACAATACATTATCGCAAAATGGGGAAAAACCAAGGACTCAAAATTCCTCAAGATCGAAATAGTAATGGATAAGGACCAATTCAACGTAATAAACGCTGAAGTAACCAGCAACGAGGTTCAGACTGCAGTTAAGACGGTTAAGGATTTACAAGATAAGGGAAAGAAGGTCAAGAAGTTTTATGGAGATAAAGCTTATGATGCTAATGAGGTTTACAAGACTGGGGTTGAGGTTGTTGTTCCACCTAGGGAGAACGCCTCCACTAGACGCGGTCATCCTGCTAGGAGAAAGGCTGTAAGGGAGTTCAAGAGGTTGGGTTATAATCGTTGGAGGGAGGAGAGGGGTTACGGTGTTAGGTGGAGGATTGAGTCCTTATTCTCTGCTGTGAAGCGTACTTTTGGGGAATCTGTTAGGGCTACAAGGCACTACATGCTGACGCCTCTAACAAACCTATGGGGATAA
- a CDS encoding glycoside hydrolase family 88 protein, producing the protein MKFRDALEELKLNIINLAYEYKEKSEFPIYLDEKSGAWKTSNGRHWMEGFLIGTLWNLYDFFRDEKIKELAVEYTLKLLKIEAPITHDIGFRIYYSAVKGWENMYSNQLKKNIVTYANILASIFREDLGFIPVGEDFVTYFPGEDKKIAKSELIIDTMMASLPFLAWVSSNFDMNYKNIIILHAHKTFDLLVRNDGSTYQAAYINDNLEIFKHTHQGYSNESCWARGQTWGIYGYIILYSYLKNEIFLKIARKLALFFMKNIPGDKIMYYDFQDTTEKDSSVNVIGASSLINLYRETYEVDYLRTAVTLVRAVINNREYFREGGLKHTRYRKDEGKDSETVFGDYYLSEALINLIKMGIEE; encoded by the coding sequence ATGAAATTTAGAGATGCTCTAGAAGAATTAAAATTAAATATTATCAATTTAGCATATGAATATAAGGAAAAAAGCGAGTTTCCAATATATTTAGATGAGAAAAGTGGAGCTTGGAAAACATCAAATGGCCGACATTGGATGGAGGGATTTCTAATTGGCACTTTATGGAATTTATATGATTTCTTTAGGGACGAAAAAATAAAGGAATTGGCAGTAGAGTATACTTTAAAGTTACTTAAAATAGAAGCTCCTATTACGCATGATATAGGCTTTAGGATTTATTATTCTGCTGTAAAAGGTTGGGAGAATATGTATTCAAATCAGCTAAAGAAAAATATAGTAACTTATGCTAATATCTTAGCATCAATTTTTAGAGAAGATCTAGGATTTATTCCAGTAGGCGAGGATTTTGTAACATATTTTCCTGGAGAAGATAAAAAAATTGCAAAAAGCGAATTAATAATTGATACTATGATGGCTTCCTTACCCTTTTTAGCCTGGGTATCATCAAATTTTGACATGAACTATAAAAACATTATAATCTTACACGCACATAAAACGTTTGATCTATTAGTAAGAAATGATGGAAGCACGTATCAAGCGGCATACATAAATGATAATTTAGAAATATTTAAGCATACCCATCAAGGTTATAGTAATGAAAGTTGCTGGGCTAGAGGCCAAACATGGGGAATTTACGGCTATATAATACTTTATTCATATCTAAAAAATGAAATCTTTTTGAAAATTGCCAGAAAATTAGCGTTATTCTTCATGAAAAATATTCCAGGAGATAAAATTATGTATTATGATTTTCAAGATACTACAGAAAAGGATTCGTCAGTAAATGTGATAGGAGCTTCTTCATTAATTAATTTATATAGAGAGACATACGAGGTTGATTATCTAAGGACTGCAGTAACACTAGTAAGAGCAGTTATTAATAATAGAGAATATTTTAGAGAAGGTGGGTTAAAACACACTAGATATAGGAAAGATGAAGGAAAGGACTCAGAGACAGTGTTTGGAGACTACTACCTAAGCGAAGCGCTGATTAATTTAATAAAAATGGGGATAGAAGAATGA